One part of the Neodiprion virginianus isolate iyNeoVirg1 chromosome 3, iyNeoVirg1.1, whole genome shotgun sequence genome encodes these proteins:
- the LOC124299573 gene encoding uncharacterized protein LOC124299573 — MANYSVVEFEDGLHLVPTLWLNKDKTSCCWPSHFRNQYDVNKAVIRSIIPNDGGKDWEYFNVKRIFSTADSYEKGMEKLCLAEETSNMEETASSNDEAEAIQAKKRRREKAKKHFSSSDSEICEEQRQSKLQPFPPVPQFYESRSKTGSTERKHHANHGSSSSQKDNRASTELERSITGLGEPPLRRGYEISSSEGRHDSNRGTLSLQKENRAFNELERSFTELNDSLTKSANHGTNQRKSSQPLPPSHTSKTKIPEDDVTELTTHKGLHKTRDDPNDVFTTEGFMKLMLSKLNKLLHYVKELDEKLVVLDERSHNLHLAEFDSEDEEDLGLPLRDVAELTRFDEKLKNATFCAKMIQWLKRFGGTDANASTSKMLGKLMSNPLAQQYSWAGFKGKKIFKELRLVRLVMKTVRVRVPGASDVIFAEIISKWLAQAKLRNMRDVAKTTKQNKSAATKAVNRTKEAANGENRLKETASAENRTKVAATAENRTEEAVTKWTVISSECHSGKVTLAEEIV, encoded by the exons atggCAAATTACTCCGTAGTAGAGTTTGAGGATGGCCTACACTTAGTGCCAACACTGTGGTTGAACAAAGACAAAACCTCATGCTGCTGGCCAAGTCATTTCCGAAATCAATATGATGTGAATAAGGCTGTTATTCGTTCAATTATACCCAACGATGGTGGCAAAGACTGGGAGTATTTCAACGTCAAAAGAATATTTAGCACTGCAG ATAGCTACGAGAAAGGGATGGAGAAGTTGTGCTTAGCTGAAGAGACCTCAAATATGGAGGAAACCGCTTCGTCGAACGATGAAGCCGAAGCTATTCAAGCAAAGAAAAGAAGGCGAGAAAAGGCTAAAAAGCATTTCAGTTCGTCAGATTCAGAGATCTGCGAAGAACAAAGACAGAGCAAACTACAACCATTTCCCCCAGTCCCACAGTTTTACGAAAGTCGGAGCAAAACTGGCAGCACTGAAAGAAAACACCACGCCAATCATGGGTCTTCATCTTCACAGAAAGATAATCGCGCTTCAACCGAACTTGAACGAAGTATTACAGGTTTAGGCGAACCTCCGCTGAGGAGGGGTTACGAAATCAGCAGCTCTGAAGGAAGACATGACTCCAATCGTGGAACTTTATCTTTACAGAAAGAGAATCGTGCCTTCAACGAGCTCGAACGGAGTTTCACAGAGCTTAATGACTCTTTGACAAAATCAG CAAATCATGGTACAAACCAACGTAAGTCGTCACAACCTTTGCCCCCGTCACATACTTCAAAGACAAAAATTCCAGAAGATGATGTTACTGAACTAACGACGCATAAAGGACTACACAAGACGCGAGATGATCCAAATGACGTTTTTACAACTGAAG GCTTCATGAAACTAATGTTGTCGAAACTCAACAAACTGCTACACTATGTGAAAGAGTTAGATGAAAAACTGGTTGTGTTGGATGAGCGTAGCCATAATTTACACCTTGCGGAATTCGATTCAGAAGATGAGGAGGACCTTGGTCTGCCGTTACGAGACGTTGCCGAACTTACCAGATTCgatgaaaaactgaaaaatgcGACGTTCTGTGCTAAGATG ATTCAATGGTTGAAAAGATTCGGTGGGACGGATGCCAATGCAAGTACGTCCAAAATGCTTGGAAAATTGATGTCAAACCCACTAGCTCAGCAATACAGTTGGGCTGGATttaaagggaaaaaaattttcaaagagttACGATTGGTCCGGCTTGTGATGA AAACAGTACGGGTAAGAGTGCCAGGAGCATCAGATGTAATATTCGCGGAGATAATAAGTAAGTGGCTTGCTCAAGCGAAACTGAGAAATATGAGGGATGTAGCCAAAACTACAAAACAGAATAAATCTGCTGCAACAAAAGCTGTAAACCGTACTAAGGAAGCTGCAAACGGTGAAAACCGTCTTAAGGAAACTGCAAGCGCTGAGAACCGTACTAAGGTAGCTGCTACTGCAGAAAACCGTACTGAGGAGGCT GTCACTAAGTGGACCGTGATCTCATCAGAATGTCACAGTGGAAAGGTCACACTAGCAGAAGagattgtttga